CGTAAACTCCTTTGCCATCCCGGTGACCCTGTTCAAGAGCTATTCCTGGTATGCGGGGGTACAGGATGCCCTCGTGCAGTGGTGGTATGGCCACAATGCGGTGGCGTTCTTCCTTACCACCCCTTTCCTGGGGCTTATGTATTACTTTCTCCCTAAGGCCGCCAACCGTCCTGTGTATTCGTACAAACTGTCGATCGTGCATTTTTGGTCATTGATCTTTATTTATATCTGGGCAGGGCCCCATCACCTGTTGTACACGGCCTTGCCCGATTGGGCACAGTCGCTGGGTGTGGTTTTTTCCATCATGTTGATAGCGCCTTCCTGGGGAGGTATGCTCAATGGGTTGCTCACCTTGCGTGGGGCCTGGGACAGGGTTCGCGAAGACCCGGTGCTGAAGTTTATGGTGGTGGCCGTAACTGCTTACGGCATGGCCACCCTGGAAGGCCCTTTGTTGTCATTGAAAAACGTGAACGCCATTGCGCACTTTACGGACTGGATCATTGCGCACGTCCACGTAGGCGGCCTGGGATGGAATGGCTTCCTGACTTTCGGCATGTTGTACTGGGTGATCCCTAAAATGTGGGGGACAAAGTTGTATTCGACTAAATTGGCCAACCTGCATTTTTGGGTGGGCACGCTGGGCATCATGTTCTATGCGCTCCCCTTGTATATTGCCGGTGTCGTGCAGAGCCTGATGTGGAAGGAATTTACCCCTGACGGGTTTTTACAATACCAAAATTTCCTGGAGACCACCACACAGATACTTCCCATGTACATGCTGCGTGCCGTGGGCGGCAGCCTGTACCTTACCGGGGTAATCATCATGTCCTACAATTTGATCAAGACCGCACGTGCCGGCAAGTTCATTGCCAACGAAGAGGCAGAGGTTGCCCCAATGGTAAAAACAGCCAGCAGCGGGGGCCATTGGCACCATGTGCTGGAGTCCAAGCCGATAATGTTCACCGTGCTTGCCCTGGTGGCCATATTGATCGGTGGGGCGATTGAGATGGTGCCCACTTTCCTTATTAAATCAAATGTGCCCACCATTGCCAGCGTGAAACCATACACCCCGTTGGAGTTGCACGGCCGGGACATTTACGTGAGGGAAGGGTGCGTGGGGTGCCACTCGCAGATGGTGCGCCCCTTCCGCTCCGAAGTGCAGCGCTATGACCCTACCAATGGCGAATATTCCAAGGCAGGCGAATACGTTTATGACCATCCGTTTTTGTGGGGCTCCAAGCGTACCGGACCTGACCTGCAACGCGTGGGGGCAAAGTATGCCGACAGTTGGCATTTCCGCCACATGCTGGCGCCCGGGGATGTTTCCAATGGGTCCATCATGCCCAACTATCCATGGCTTTACGAGCAATTGATCAATAAGGAGCTGACCCCTAAGATGATCGCGGCCATGAGAAAGGTAGGGGTGCCTTATGAGGAAGGCTACGAGGAGTTGGCCAATGAGGATTTGGACAAGCAGGCCGCCCGTATTTCCGAAAACCTTGGATTGGAGGGGTATGACATCCCGAAAGACGCTGAGATCGTGGCGTTGATCGCCTATCTCCAGCGCCTGGGCACCGACATCAAGGCGGACAAGGTGGCTGAAAAATAATTTTAACAATAAGTAAAACCCTATGTATAAAGACATTTTGAGGGATATTGACAATATCGGGATTTGGCCCACCATATCCTTTGTCATCTTTTTCCTGTTTTTTTTGATCCTGATCTGGTGGGTACTGAAGGCCGATAAAACATTTATGGCAAAAATGGGCAACAAGCCCTTTGAGGATGGGATAGACATGGATAGGAAAGGGGCCTTTAAACAGAACGAACTATGAAAAAAACGAAAGCAATACTGGCCATGATGCTACCCTCCATGGGGGCATTGGCCCAATCCGATAATGCAGCTAAAGGAACAATGTGGGACGACCCCATTTCCCTCTTTTATGTAACCGTGGGCTTTATGGCGATCGTGGCACTGCTGGTCGTTATTGTGGCATTGTACCTGCTGCAAGTGCTGCGGTATATGAACAAGGATGCTGCGGTAAAACAAGCCAGGCAAAAAGGGGTGGAATACGTTGAAGGGCCCGGATGGTGGGAAAAGCTAAGCCGGAAAATGCACGGGTATGTTCCTGTGGAGAAGGAGGAAACCATTGTCATGGAGCATAGCTATGACGGGATCAGGGAGTTGGACAACCACCTGCCCCCTTGGTGGAAATGGTTGTTTTATGGAAGCATCATATGGGGGGTAGTGTACTTGATTGCCTATCATGTTACGGATTCGCTGCCTCTTCAAACGGAGGAATACAACACGGAAGTGGCTCAGGCCGAAGAACAAGTGAGAAAGTTAAAGGCCGCCAACCCCGGGACCGTTATTGACGAGAATACGGTGGTTTTGGCCACGGATGCCACCGCCCTGGCCGAAGGGAAGGAGACCTTTACCAACATATGCGCGTCATGCCACCGGATGGATGGCGGGGGCGATATCGGCCCCAACCTTACCGACCAATATTGGAAACATGGAGGCTCGATACAGGATGTGTTCAAAACCGTGAAAAATGGGGTGCCCAATACAAACATGGTGGCCTGGGGCGGGGCACTGAGCCCGGAGAAAATGCAAAACGTATCCAGCTATGTATTGTCATTGCAGGGGACAAACCCGCCCAATGCCAAGGCCCCGGAAGGCGACTTGTACAAACCTGACGCCAAGCCGGCCGCTGGCGATTCGTTAAAGGCACAGTCATCCCTGTAAAAGACAAGACAGAAAAGCGTGAAAGGGAAAGAAATGCAGGAAAACCTATATGAATTTGACGAGGAATTTCGCGATTCCATCTCCACGGTGGATGCCGAAGGAAAACGGGTGTGGGTGTACCCTAAGAAGCCATCCGGAAGGTTTCACAATTGGCGCATTGTAGTCAGTGTATTTTTGCTGTCCGTTCTCTTTGCGGGGCCGTTTATCCGGATGAACGGGAAGCCTTTTGTCCTTTTGAATTTCTTTGAGCGTAAATTCATCATCTTTGGGCAGGTATTTTGGCCCCAGGATTTTTTCCTGTTGGCGCTCACATTGGTGACCTTTTTTGTTTTCATTGCCCTGTTCACGGTTGCCTTTGGCAGGATCTGGTGCGGTTGGATGTGCCCACAGACCCTTTTTATGGAAATGGTGTTCAGGAAAATCGAATATTGGATCGAAGGGGATGCCAATGAACAACGAAAACTGGACAAGGCGCCCTGGACCGGGAAGAAAATCGTCAAGAAGGCCGGTAAACAAATAATATTCATTGCCATTTCGCTGTTGATTGCCCACCTGGTGATGGCCTATATGGTAGGCGTGGACGAGGTGGTCAATATCGTAAGCCAGCCGCCCTCCGAACATATGGCCGGCTTTATCGGGCTACTGACTTTTACGGGCATCTTTTATGGGGTGTTTGCCAGGTTCAGGGAGCAAGCCTGCATTGCGGTATGCCCTTACGGAAGGCTTCAGGGGGTGCTCCTGGTAAAAGATTCGTTGGTGGTGGCGTATGATTGGCTGCGTGGGGAACCAAGGGGAAAAATCAGGAAAAACGAAACCATGGATTCGCACAAGGGGGATTGCATTGATTGCAAGCTCTGTGTGCACGTGTGCCCTACCGGGATTGACATACGAAACGGGACACAGCTCGAATGTGTGAATTGCACGGCCTGCATTGATGCCTGTGATGACGTAATGGTGAAGATAGGCAAACCGAAAGGGCTGATCAGGTATTCATCCTACAACGCCATTAAGGAAGGGGTGCTGAAGGTATTTACGCCACGGATAGCGGGGTACAGTGTGGTGCTTGTGGCATTGGTAAGCATGTTGGTGTATTTTGTTGCCACACGTGCCGATATCGACACCACGGTTTTAAAGGCCCCCGGAACGTTGTACTCCAAAACAGAGGATGGCCAGATCACCAATGTGTACAATATTGAGTTTGTGAACAAAACCTTTAACGATGTGGCCCTTGAAGTGAAGGTGGAAGCCCCGGATGCCGCTTCCTTGTTGAAAATCGGGGACCCCAATATTGTGGTGCCCAAAGAAGGAAAATTGAAAGGCCTGTTTATGATCAAACTCCCCGAAGAGGACATCAGTTCGATGAAAATGAACGTGACGCTGGGGATTTACCAGGATGGCAGGAAAATAGAAACCGCAAATGCGCGTTTTATAGGACCGATAATGGCCAATAGGGACAAAAAATAAAATGGATATGCATTTTGGGAAATGGATAATAGTGTCGTTTGTGCTTTTTGCCGTTTTTATAGCAACCCTGGTCACGGTTTGCGTAAGGCAGGACATCAACCTGGTAAGGCCCGACTACTACCGGGAGGAATTGATGCATCAGCAAAAAATGGTCCTTATTCAAAATACAAGGTCCCTGAAGGCACTGCCGGTCATTTCCATTTCAAAAAACGTTTTGACGGTTTCGTTTCCCGGATTTGAACAATTGGAAAAGGGCGAGCTGAAGTTATTGCGGCCCTCTGACATCAAATTGGACAGAACATTCGCCCTGCAGGCAGGCCACCAGCAGCAACAATTTCCCCTGGATGTGTGGAGCAAGGGGTTGTACAGGGCCAGTCTGCAATGGACGATGGGGGGAAAGGAGTTTTATTACGAACGCTTAATCGTACTCTGATGTACCTCACCGCCATACTTATGGGGCTTGCCGGTGGGCTACATTGCGTGGGCATGTGTGGCCCATTGGTATTGGCCGCCACGGCAAAGCACCCTTTTGTGGGGGGCAAATTGATCTATAGCCTGGGGCGGGTACTTACCTATGCTCTACTGGGGATGTTGGCGGGTGCAGTCGGAGGGCTTATCCAGGTTGCACAATTCCAAAGTGTGCTGGCATTTGTGTTGGGTGGCGTGTTTTTATTGGTGGGCTTTGGTGCGATAAGTGGGGTGCATATCCCGGTGCTGTCATCGGTTGTCCACTGGTTTGCCAATTGGCTAAAGGCAACATTTGGGGATTTTCTACGCGAACGGAAAAACATCTTTTTTTTGGGGATGCTCAATGGCCTTCTTCCCTGTGGGCTTACGTACCTGGCCTTTACTTATTGCCTTACCCTCGATAGCTTTGTTGAAGGGTTTTTGTTCATGGCCACCTTTGGCACAGGCACCGTCCCGGTGATGGTAGGCCTGCTATGGGTGCTGGGCAGCGTGCTGGGCAAGCTTAGGATGAACTATAGGAGGATTAGCATGATCGTGATGATAGCAATAGGGGGCTTGGTGATGGGCCGGGCGTTGATGTCGCACGGAAACCACACGGGGCCAGGAGGCCAAAACAGTACCCTTGCCAGTGAGGTATTATGCCGATAGGCCATTTTTATTGTTGGCCGAAATGGTTACTTTTACTAGCATTAAAACCACGTTTGGCAATGGCCAGCCCGATTGATGGGCATAGTCCGTTCCAGCTTAAATTAAATTGACCGACAAATGAAACGAATCCTTGTACCTACAGATTTCTCCAAGATATCCATCACTGCCCTGGAAGTGGCATGCGAGATTGCCAAAAAGGCGGGGGCGGATGTAATTGCCCTGCACGTAGTGGAAGAGGCAACATCCGAATCTTTCAGGGTGACCGGGGAGGTAGTGCCACGAAGCTTTGAAGACAAGTTGTATACCTACAAGCTCCTGGAGAAAGCAAAGAAGCAATTGGAGAAACTGGTACACGATCCCAAATTTTCGGCCATCAAATTGGACGGGGAGTTGAGGTTGGGCAATCCGTTTCACGGGATGAACGCCATTATTACCGAACAAAAAGTTGACCTGGTGGTAATGGGGACCAGGGGCCAGACCCGGTTGGCGGAAATGATCATCGGTTCGAACACTGAGAAGGTGGTGCGCCATTCAAAAGTGCCAGTGCTGTCCGTCAACAAGAAGCCTTCCAGGGTCAATTTTAAGAACATCGTATATGCCACTTCCATGTCAAAAAACGAAGAGAAGTTTTCCAAGATAGTGGTGGAGGCACAGAAAATGTACAATGCCAAAATCCACCTGGTGCGGGTGAACACGCCAGGCGATTTTCAACGCGACCGCATTGCCAAGGACTATATGGATAAGTTCGCCAAAAAGCTCGGGCTTAAGAACTACACCATCAACGTCTATAACGATTTGACCGAAGAGGAGGGCATCATTTACTTTGCCGAAAGCATCAATGCCGATATGATAGCCATGGCCACACATGGCCGGACGGGCTTTGCGCACGTATTGGCCGGAAGCATAGCCGAAGAAGTGGTCAACCATGCCAAACGCCCGGTGCTTACGTATGTGATCAAGAAATGACCTTTTACCAGATAAAATAGGAAGGAGGCCCGTCTGGTACGGGCTTTACTTTTTTAAAGAGGAGCATGGAGGATTATTATCAAATCCTTGGCATAAGCCCGCAAGCCACACAATGGGAAGTAAGGCGCTCGTTTCGAAGGTTGGCGGTGCTTTACCATCCCGATAAAAACAACACCAAAGAAGGAGAGGAGAGGTTCAAGGAAATCAACCGGGCGTACGAAGTGCTGGGCCACCCCGAAAAGAGGGCACAATACGACTTTGCCCTTGCTCATGGACAACCCCCTCCCGTCACCACCGCCCCGCCCCACAGGGACCCCGCCTACCGAAGGAAGCCCAGGACGGCCTATACGCCAAGGGAAGCACGGCAAAGCGTTCCGGAACTCATGGCGGAATTTTTGCCCAAGTTCAGGTGGATATGCTACGTAGGGTTAGTGGTGACCATATCCGTGGCCATCGACTACCTGTTGCCGTTCAAAAATTACCAGGATGGCATCCAGGAAATCAACAGGATATACAGGACCGGGAGGGGAGGCGGCATGATCTATGATCACGATGAACTGGTCACCAGGAGTGGCGCTCGCATTGAATTGCAGGAGGGAGACGTGCTCCATTTTAAGGAGGCCTCCTATGTTAACATTCAACAAACCATTTTGTTTGGCAAGATGGTGACTGCGGCAGTTCCTTCAGGCCAATATCAGGTAAGGGTGGCTGCCATTTACGGGAATTTGTCCTTTATCCCCCTGATCCTCTTCGTTTCTTCCTTGCTGGGGTCCATTATTAGGAGCAATGTGGAATTTCCTTTTAACCTTTCCATTGTTTCTTTCATACTTTTGGTTATCGTAACATTTTTATTAATCAGGTAATATGGGAAAAAAGAAATCCAATGCATGGAAGGACAGGGAGGGCGTGGTGTACTCCACCAATCAGGACTTTGAATATGCCACGGGCCAGCCACAGGAGCAGGGGACACTGGCGCCCGCACAACAAAACTTGAAAGTGATGCTGGACAAAAGCGGCAGGGCCGGCAAGCAGGTGACCCTGGTCAAAGGGTTTATCGGCATCCCTGCCGACCTGGACACCCTTACCAAAAAGCTAAAAACCAAATGTGGGGTGGGAGGGTCGTGCAAGGAAGGCGAGATAATAATTCAGGGCGATGTGCGCGAAAAGGTAATGGCACTATTGGCCAAAGACGGGTACAGGGTGAAAAAGAGCGGGCAGTAAGCAGGCCGTTCCCTTGCGGAACGGCCTGCCCCGCTATAGGTTATTTGCCTTCCTTCACTTTCTTTAACTCATCCTCATAGGCATTTAAAAACTGCTTCTGGTTTTCGGGGAGGTTTTTGATGGCCAGTTCCCAATACTTTACTGCATTCTTTTTGTCGCCCATTGCCGTATACCCACGTGCAAGGCCTACATTGGTCGTGAACTTATCTTCAGGATGGAGCTTCTGGTTGGTTTTGAACACTTCCATCGCCTTGTCGTTTTTGCCTGCCATGATCAGGGAGCGGCCATAGAAGTGTATTTGGGTCACGGTGGCAGTAGGATGGTTGATGGCCTTGTCCATTACCTGCTCCGCTTCGTTATCCTTGCCCATGGCATTTAGTACGGTGGCCTTGGTTTGCAGGGTGGAGAAATTTTCCTGGCCTACAAACGCGCCACTAATGGCCGCATCGGCCCAGGTGAGGGCCTCTTCCAGGTTTATCTTGTTGGAGGCGCAAAAGTTGGCGGCATTGGCAAAATTTTGATAGGTAAAACCCTGGGACCCCCTCAATTCGTTCCTTAGGGCGGCCACATACACATCGTTGATGTTGGGCACTTCGATGGCAATGGGTGCCTTTTTGTTCTCCCATTTCATAAACGCCACGGCCGAGTTGGGTTGGCGGTTTTCAAAACCATAGGTAAGGTATTCCGTATATTCGTTTTCCACCGGGGTGGATGGGGCACGCACGGCATCTTCTTTGGCATCATAAAAGAAACTGCCCCAACTGGTGGAGTTATGGGAAAGGATGTATGTCCAGGGCGCGTCTTTTTCCACGATAAGGAACAGGCCATACGTGCCTGCTTTTACCTCCTTGCCGCCAAACTTTACGTCATGTGAAAATGAAATGGTGACATTTTCATTGGCGCCTGCCCTCCAGGGCGCTGCCGTGGAGGTGCCAAAGCCTAAATTGTTAAGGCCATAGGGCACCAGTTCCCCCCAGATATGACCTTTACGGTCCGTGCCGTCAGGGGCGTGCACTTTTGGACTGCTGTAATTGATCGTGACTTTCACCGGGCCGATCCATTGGGTGACTTCTGCTTTTTGGTTTCCCCCACTGGGCGGCAGGGTAATCCCTTGTGGGAAGGCGGCCGTTGTGACCAAACCGGCAATCATGATGGTAAATAATGCTTTCATAATACATTGATGGGTTGAGGTTAAGAATGATAGATCTCATTTTCTTAAACGTAATCCTTCCATAAGGTTGCTAACCCGATAGGGGGTATTTTCCCCGGTGTTTTTCAGATGAAACCGGCATGTGCCGGCAGTGATACCCATAGCGTGGAGGGGTTTATCATGATGTCAAACCTTGCTGCCGTCCCCGCAGCTTCCCCATCAATGTGGTAGGGCACTTCCTCGTTGGTTGACATTTGAATTTCCCTGGCCTGGAACAACCGTACTTGTTTGGATGGGGTCAGGGATTTGTTAAAGAGCTTGAGGACAAACCGCAGCCCTTGCCAGGTATTCATTTTGTTCACCATGCATACATCGATCAATTGGTCGCAAAGTGAAGCGGAAGGTGCAATGTAGGCATTGTTGCCAAATTGTGATGAGTTGGCAAATGAAATGCTGAACAGGTTTTCTTTTGTAACCTTGCCATCCACCACCACCTCACAGTCAAAAGTTTTAAACTTGTTGAACTGCCCTACCACATGTTTCCCATAGGTAAGCGGCCCCCTTTTTCCATCCCTTGCAAACAGCCCTGCCACATGGCCATCGAAGCCTATCCCCGACACATTTATGGAAAGCCGTCCATTGACTTGGATGGTATCAATGTGTTTGGTTTTGTCCATATCAAGCATCGACAGGGCATCTTCCATGGAGAGAGGGATTTTCAGGTGCCTGGCCAGGCCGTTGCCCGATCCTTTTGGTAATATGCCCAGGGTTACGGCCGATCCCACCAACCCCTGTGCCACTTCGTTTACCGTGCCATCGCCACCCACGGCAAAAACCATTTTCATGTTTTCCTCCACGGCCATTTTTGCCAGGGCAATGCCATGCCCGGGGCCATGCGTAAATTCAATGGTGCACCCCAGGCCCCTCTTGCCACAATGTTCCAATATCTTTTTTTCCAGGGCTGATGAATACCCTGTGCCCGCGTGTTTGTTTACAATAAATAAAACCTTGTTGCTGCCGCCCATTGGAATTGCAAAAAAGAGTTGGTAAGTTAACAATTACAACAGACCTGGGCTATGGATCATTTTGTGCCGAGAAAAATAAAGTTTAAGGCCTGGAACAGCGAGGCCAAATTACTGACGAGATTGGACCGTATCGACTGCAATAAGGGTGAATTGTTCAGCAAGGGCCATGTGCTGCTGCAGTTTACGGGCGTGTTGGACAAAGGGGAGGAAGAGGTTTATGAAATGGACGTGTTGCTTGTTTATTCGGAAAAGTACCTGGTGTATTGGAGCCCGGAAAAAAACGGGTGGTACTACTTGGGCCTGGACAATGCCCTGGGGCCTGCCCCATTTTTAACTGAGAATGCAAAGACAATGAAAAGGCTTGGCAACTATTTTGAGTTGCAGGACCAAGGCACCTCCTAAAGTTTGGATTCAATGTATTTTACCGCCTGGCTGATGGTTTGCATTTTTTCGGCATCGTCATCGGGGATTTTGATGTCAAAAGTTTGTTCAAAGTCCATCACCAGCTCGGCATAGTCCAATGAGTCAATGCCGAGGTCTTTTACAAAGTTGGCGTCTGGGGTTATTTCTGATTCGGGGATGCCTAATTTCTCAACTAAGATGGAGGTGACTTTTTTCTGAATTTCGGACATAACAAGCTGCTTGGTTCGCTGCAAAGCTAGAAAATATAAATGGATTTTCGAGGGCTTAAAAGCGCAGTATAAATTCGGTGCCTTCCCCCAGTTTGGACTTCACGGAGATACGGCCTTCATGCTGACGCATGATTTGTTTGGATAGGCTTAGCCCAATTCCGGACCCGGTTTTTTTGGTGGAATAGAAGGGTACAAATATGCGTTCAAGCGCCTCTGGGTCAATTCCATCCCCATTGTCCGATACCGAAATGACAGGTTTGGTTTTTTCGTCCAGGTAGGCCTTTAGCGAAATGCATTTGTCCTTTTGTTCGGAAAACGATTGCATGGCATTTTTAACCAGATTAATGATCACCTGCTCTATCATGCTTTTGTCCGCGCTTATGGTCAGGTCTTCCGGCTCGATGGAGGTGGAAATTTTTATCCCATTGTCGATAAGTTCTTTCTTTTGAAGGACGGCCATTTCCTCCAGCAGCCTTTTCACTTTCACCGGTGCCAGGTTAGGTTGTGGCCGCTGCGACAGGCTTTTAAATTCCCTCACGAAATGGATAAGCCCTGCGCTGCGCTTGCTGATGGTTTGTATCGACAGGTGCATGTCTTCCATCTCTTCTTTGGTAAACGTGGCCGCTTCCTGTTCCATTTTGCTGTGCAGCTCGCCCTCCACTACCCCGGCCAGGGAAGAAATGGGCGTTACGGAATTCATGATTTCATGGGTGAGCACCCGCACCAGGTTTTGCCAGGCTTCCATTTCCTTTTCATCCAATTCGCTTTGGATGTTGTTCATGGAAATCAATTTTATCACCTCGCCCCGCAAGGTCAGTTCAATGGCATAAATGGATATTTGGACCGCCTCATCGGCCAGGACCAGCCTTGCCAGCTCACGCCCTCCGGTTTTTAGCTTGAGGAAAGCCTCCACCAATACCTCGCTTACCGGGCGCAGGTCATCGATGTGCTTGGCGTGGTTCACGCGCAACAATTTTTTGGCGGCCGTGTTCATCATCTGGATAGCCCCATCCTTTTTGAAGGTGAGCAGGCCGATGCCCACATGCTGAACGATATTTTTGAAAAATTGATATTCGGAATCCTTTTCGCTCCTGGAGGTTTTAAGCTTTGTGATGGCTTCGTTTAGTTCACGGTGCAGGCGCTGAACGGCCGGGTCATTGCTGTCAGTTTTAAATGTGGCCGACAAATCGTCAAACCGTATGGCATCCAGAAAGGTGGCCATGTTTTGATTGGACTCCTCAAATTCTTTGATAAGGTGGGAAATTTGAAACAAGGTGGCCCCGGCCAGTGCCAGCACGATGACGATGTTGAATGTATTGGCCACGGCATAGGCCAGGACAAATACTGTGGCCACCAGTATGGCAATGCGTGTGAAAAGGGGCGAACGAAAGTTAAAGCCCATATTTTTCCATCCTCCTGTACAGCGATGCCCGGGTGAGCCCCAGTTCATCGGCTGCCTTGGAGATGTTGCCGTTGTGGAGTTGAATGGCCTTTACCACAGCGGCTTTTTCCACGTCATCCAGGTTCAGCGTATCGGTGTCGGCAGCCGCCACACCTTTTCTGTTGAACAAAAAATCACTTTCCTGCAGGGTAGGGGAGTCGGCCATTATTACCGCACGCTCAATGGCATGCTGCAACTCCCTGATGTTTCCGGGCCACGCGTATTTTTTAAGTTTCACAATGGCGCCCTCGGAGAAGGAAATCACCTCCTTGTGGTATTTTTGGGTATAAAAATTCAGGAAATGGTCCGCCAACAGGGGGATATCTTCCACACGCTCGCACAGGGGCGGGATTTTGACCTCCACGGTATTGATTCGGTACAAAAGGTCCTGCCTGAATTTCCCGTCCTCCACCATCTGGTGCAATGGCATGTTGGTGGCGCAGATCAGCCGGATGTCCACATCTATGGGGCCGTTGTCGCCTACTTTGGTAACCTGCCGCGATTGCAACACGCTCAATAGCTTGCTTTGCAAGGCCATGCTTAGGTTGCCTATTTCGTCTAAAAACAACGTGCCCCCGTTGGCCAGTTCAAAGCGGCCCGTACGGTGTTCCCTCGCATCCGTAAACGCGCCTTTTTTATGGCCAAACAATTCACTTTCAAATAGGGATTCCGTAATGGCCCCCATGTCAACGCTTACAAAGGAGTTGTCTTTCCGGAGCGACTTCTGGTGGATGGCCCTGGCCACCAACTCCTTCCCCGTGCCATTTTCCCCCAATATCAGCACATTGGCGTCAGTGGCGGCCACCTTGTCTATCATGGTAAACACTTCCTTAATGGCTGGGCTGTTGCCAATGATGTCGCGAAAGGGCTGGCTGATCTGTTCCTCCAGCATTTGTTTGGCCTTGCGGAGCTTGTCTACCTCATTGTAGGATTTTTTCAGCTTGATGGCAGTTGAAATAGTGGCAATTAATTTTTCGTTTTGCCAGGGTTTAAGGATGAAGTCCGTGGCCCCTTCTTTCAGGGCACGTACCGCCATTTCCACATCGCCAAAAGCAGTGATCATGATTACCACGGCATCGGGGTCTTTTTCTTTAATTTGTTTCAGCCAGGCAAAACCTTCCTTGCCGGAGGTAGTGTCCTTGCTGAAGTTCATGTCCAACAAAATGACATCGTAGGTATCATTGTTGAGCAAAAAGGGAATCTTGTTGGGGTTCTTGTCGATGATTACCTGATGGCCATACTTCTTCAACAGCATCTTGGCTGCCAACAGCACGTCCTCATCGTCATCGATCATTAAAATTTTGCCGCCTTCGTTCACAGGGTCCAGGTTAAGGTTAAACTATAATTAGAGAAAAACTATGCCAGCTTTTGTACCGTCCGAAAATTGCCATGAGGGCAACTTTTATGTACTCTGTCGCACAAATATGTTCAAAAACGAACAGTTTATCGTGCGATTTTAGGGATAATATCCGAATTAATGGCGGATTAATTGGCCCCGAAGGATTACACCATGGATGGGCCTTGCCCGCCCGGACACTTTTGGCGGTGGGAAAAATTTATTCTGCCCGCAGTCCTTTTACCGGGTCCATCGTAGCGG
The nucleotide sequence above comes from Flammeovirgaceae bacterium. Encoded proteins:
- a CDS encoding J domain-containing protein, whose protein sequence is MEDYYQILGISPQATQWEVRRSFRRLAVLYHPDKNNTKEGEERFKEINRAYEVLGHPEKRAQYDFALAHGQPPPVTTAPPHRDPAYRRKPRTAYTPREARQSVPELMAEFLPKFRWICYVGLVVTISVAIDYLLPFKNYQDGIQEINRIYRTGRGGGMIYDHDELVTRSGARIELQEGDVLHFKEASYVNIQQTILFGKMVTAAVPSGQYQVRVAAIYGNLSFIPLILFVSSLLGSIIRSNVEFPFNLSIVSFILLVIVTFLLIR
- a CDS encoding translation initiation factor, whose protein sequence is MGKKKSNAWKDREGVVYSTNQDFEYATGQPQEQGTLAPAQQNLKVMLDKSGRAGKQVTLVKGFIGIPADLDTLTKKLKTKCGVGGSCKEGEIIIQGDVREKVMALLAKDGYRVKKSGQ
- a CDS encoding DUF2911 domain-containing protein; its protein translation is MKALFTIMIAGLVTTAAFPQGITLPPSGGNQKAEVTQWIGPVKVTINYSSPKVHAPDGTDRKGHIWGELVPYGLNNLGFGTSTAAPWRAGANENVTISFSHDVKFGGKEVKAGTYGLFLIVEKDAPWTYILSHNSTSWGSFFYDAKEDAVRAPSTPVENEYTEYLTYGFENRQPNSAVAFMKWENKKAPIAIEVPNINDVYVAALRNELRGSQGFTYQNFANAANFCASNKINLEEALTWADAAISGAFVGQENFSTLQTKATVLNAMGKDNEAEQVMDKAINHPTATVTQIHFYGRSLIMAGKNDKAMEVFKTNQKLHPEDKFTTNVGLARGYTAMGDKKNAVKYWELAIKNLPENQKQFLNAYEDELKKVKEGK
- a CDS encoding YegS/Rv2252/BmrU family lipid kinase; its protein translation is MGGSNKVLFIVNKHAGTGYSSALEKKILEHCGKRGLGCTIEFTHGPGHGIALAKMAVEENMKMVFAVGGDGTVNEVAQGLVGSAVTLGILPKGSGNGLARHLKIPLSMEDALSMLDMDKTKHIDTIQVNGRLSINVSGIGFDGHVAGLFARDGKRGPLTYGKHVVGQFNKFKTFDCEVVVDGKVTKENLFSISFANSSQFGNNAYIAPSASLCDQLIDVCMVNKMNTWQGLRFVLKLFNKSLTPSKQVRLFQAREIQMSTNEEVPYHIDGEAAGTAARFDIMINPSTLWVSLPAHAGFI
- a CDS encoding acyl carrier protein — translated: MSEIQKKVTSILVEKLGIPESEITPDANFVKDLGIDSLDYAELVMDFEQTFDIKIPDDDAEKMQTISQAVKYIESKL
- a CDS encoding ATP-binding protein; protein product: MGFNFRSPLFTRIAILVATVFVLAYAVANTFNIVIVLALAGATLFQISHLIKEFEESNQNMATFLDAIRFDDLSATFKTDSNDPAVQRLHRELNEAITKLKTSRSEKDSEYQFFKNIVQHVGIGLLTFKKDGAIQMMNTAAKKLLRVNHAKHIDDLRPVSEVLVEAFLKLKTGGRELARLVLADEAVQISIYAIELTLRGEVIKLISMNNIQSELDEKEMEAWQNLVRVLTHEIMNSVTPISSLAGVVEGELHSKMEQEAATFTKEEMEDMHLSIQTISKRSAGLIHFVREFKSLSQRPQPNLAPVKVKRLLEEMAVLQKKELIDNGIKISTSIEPEDLTISADKSMIEQVIINLVKNAMQSFSEQKDKCISLKAYLDEKTKPVISVSDNGDGIDPEALERIFVPFYSTKKTGSGIGLSLSKQIMRQHEGRISVKSKLGEGTEFILRF
- a CDS encoding sigma-54-dependent Fis family transcriptional regulator, coding for MIDDDEDVLLAAKMLLKKYGHQVIIDKNPNKIPFLLNNDTYDVILLDMNFSKDTTSGKEGFAWLKQIKEKDPDAVVIMITAFGDVEMAVRALKEGATDFILKPWQNEKLIATISTAIKLKKSYNEVDKLRKAKQMLEEQISQPFRDIIGNSPAIKEVFTMIDKVAATDANVLILGENGTGKELVARAIHQKSLRKDNSFVSVDMGAITESLFESELFGHKKGAFTDAREHRTGRFELANGGTLFLDEIGNLSMALQSKLLSVLQSRQVTKVGDNGPIDVDIRLICATNMPLHQMVEDGKFRQDLLYRINTVEVKIPPLCERVEDIPLLADHFLNFYTQKYHKEVISFSEGAIVKLKKYAWPGNIRELQHAIERAVIMADSPTLQESDFLFNRKGVAAADTDTLNLDDVEKAAVVKAIQLHNGNISKAADELGLTRASLYRRMEKYGL